In Nitrososphaera sp., the following are encoded in one genomic region:
- a CDS encoding restriction endonuclease, with amino-acid sequence MEATYSWSKFGREAEYVAALYLKSLGWRVRLSKGSRGPADITACREADNATWLIQVKASSCLPRLKGSEVKRLLGMAEKYGASPVVATLQPNAASHEPESGGEFVTGRFALSFYLLDGWTRLNPAAASR; translated from the coding sequence TTGGAAGCCACCTATTCCTGGAGTAAGTTTGGAAGAGAGGCAGAATACGTTGCCGCGCTCTACTTAAAGTCGCTTGGCTGGCGCGTAAGGCTGTCAAAAGGAAGCAGGGGACCCGCAGACATTACTGCGTGCAGGGAGGCGGACAACGCAACATGGCTCATTCAGGTGAAGGCTAGCTCGTGCCTGCCAAGGCTAAAAGGCAGCGAAGTGAAAAGGCTGCTGGGCATGGCGGAGAAATATGGGGCAAGTCCGGTCGTGGCCACACTCCAGCCAAATGCGGCCAGTCATGAACCCGAATCTGGCGGGGAGTTTGTAACAGGAAGGTTCGCGCTGTCTTTTTACTTGCTTGACGGCTGGACGCGCCTCAACCCCGCAGCCGCCTCCAGATAG